AAAGTaccaatgaaaaaaataacttttccaaGTAAATAAGTTTATATGTGATTGTTTAAATGAAAGTGTAATGAATGCGTAATTTAATTGATAATATTTAATGCATAATCAAACATGTACCGTAACCCACAATtcaatttgtaaataaaatgactttagCATCACTAAAGGCatattaagtgttttttgtCCAAGTACCAAtctcaaaataatttcaatcaTCTCTATAGCTCATCATTATTGGTCATATAATTTTATGAATAATCTTaacatataaaaattaaattttgtatttaaagctTAATTTATAGCTTCACTTAtgcatttcttctttaaattGAATAATCACATACACATGTGTGTACTTACATGCTTATTGCaacttatttattaaattgtgACCTTCCTGGTTTGATTCTtgaaatctgatttatttaaatatctgtaCCATCTCTCTGAGCATTATTAAAGGAAATCAACTCAGTGAAATGTACTATTTGTGAAGTGCAACCACAactaattataaaataaacagatgcaAAACGGTGCTGTCAGAACTACTGTGTTCAGActggatttttctttagtttcactaatcacaaacatttccaGGTGAGCTTTATTGTACACATTATTgtatgtcaaaataaaacacaaataaagaataaaaaaacacaaagcgatgacaacaaaaaggtttttatttatttataagatTTACTGTCATCTAGTGGTGAACATTTAGATTGTAACCAAATCTTGAGCTGCTTGTTCTGCTAGAACAAGAAACTATTTTTCCCCTCACCTCAGGATCCACGTAGTTGAGGAGGATGACCAGACCAAAGGGCCGTCCGGCCATGGGCTGAGCCGGGATGAACGAGTACTCAAAGGAGGCCTGAGCCTGGGGCTGGACGGCCGTGTTCAGGGGCAACGCTGTGAactacagacacacacaggatTAGGCAATCCTACAAGAAAGAGATCAACTAGAAGACCGTAAAAGGTAAATAGACCATATTTAGTTCTGTcgtttgtttagaaaaaaactctggcaaatattttagatatgaaggtgaataaatacatataaaaatgtgtgattATGATAGGCACAGATGTCCCTTACATTCTGAATGTAGAACTGGAAATCTTGTGGATAACGGAAAGAAGCCTCCAGCGACTGAACCGTGAAAGTCTGACCTCCTTTATTGGTGAAACCCACAAGGAACCTCACAATTTCATTGGCTGGAAACTCTGAAAAATACCAAACAGCTACATTTACCAACCAGTTTGATCAccttatgtatgtattttatttttattttcctttattattttataaaaaataagaaaaattaacaaCTGAGCAACCTTCGCCTGTCGTGAAGATGATGGTAGTGTCGGCATCGGGGTGTGAAGTTACGAGTTTTTCAGCTGCTTCATCAGCGTCATCTTCACCTCCGTCCTGATGGCAAACACAGAATCGCACCGTAACGTATCAGCGCTTGACATTCTGCTACACGACCACAGACGCGCTACGTACCATGTTTTGAATCTGATCTTCTTCAACAGCCATCTcgtcttcatcttcctcctcatctACTGCAGCATCTGCATCGTCAGCAGCGTCCTCGGCGGAGTCTGACTGTGCAGAGACTTGACCTTCAAAAACAGAGAGCAGCAAAGTGTCAGAACCACAGGAAGGCTGCAGGTGGCTAGCTTTAAGGCTTAGAGATGTGCTGTTTATGTGTTCGGATTAAATATTGCACTCAGCAAAATCCTGGTTATTAGCAGGTCATAAGAAGAATACagctttttcaaattaaagtaatttgCACTACTTCGTacagaaaaa
Above is a genomic segment from Xiphophorus couchianus chromosome 20, X_couchianus-1.0, whole genome shotgun sequence containing:
- the LOC114135857 gene encoding translocon-associated protein subunit alpha-like, encoding MFGFGSKLLLLFLLAFPCGLISVGQVSAQSDSAEDAADDADAAVDEEEDEDEMAVEEDQIQNMDGGEDDADEAAEKLVTSHPDADTTIIFTTGEEFPANEIVRFLVGFTNKGGQTFTVQSLEASFRYPQDFQFYIQNFTALPLNTAVQPQAQASFEYSFIPAQPMAGRPFGLVILLNYVDPEGNTFQSAIYNQTVTITEREEGLDGETMFMYVFLGGLVALLLFGMYQVLENRTRKRLPVKIEKGTTGVNDVDISWIPQETLNAMKPSPKTSPRKRTKRAAGVDQ